The genomic interval GGTTGGTGGCGACTACTTCTGGCTGGAGGCCATCGACGGGCGCAGCGTGCTGGTGGCCGCGGACTGTACCGGGCATGGCGTCCCCGGGGCATTCATTACCCTGGTGCTGGCCTCGGCGCTGGATCGCATCCTGCATGAACACCGGCTCCTGGAACCGTCGGCAATCCTGCGCGAGATGGATCGGCTGGTGCGCTCGCGCCTGCGCCAGGACGGTCATGACTCGGATTCCGACGACGGATTGGAGGCGGCGGTGTGCGTCTATGACCCGGATGCCCGGACCCTGACCTTTGCCGGCGTAGGGCTGCCGCTGATCATGGATCGTGCGGGACAGGTGGAAGAGATTCGCGGCGTCCGCGGTGGGCTGGGGTATCGCAGCCTGGAGCCCGCGCAGCCGGTGGATCATGTGGTGGCGGTCGAGCCGGGCATGGAGTTCTTCCTGATTACCGACGGAGCCCACGACCATGTGGGTGGCGAGCCGCCCCGACTGTTCGGGCGCCGTCGCCTGCGCCACGTGCTGGCGGAAAAGTCCCCGCGTGACCTGGCCGCCAAGATCGATTCCGTGGTCCGCGTACTGGAGGATTATCGCGGCGGCGAGCCACGGCGTGACGACATGACGCTGGTGGCCTTCCGGCCGCTCGCGGCGGACGCGCAAAACATGCCGCGTGGTGCGGCGGCCGATTGAGCCGTCAGGGGCTCTCTGGTAGCATTTCGGCCGATCTGAGCCGCCCGTGAGCCGTATGAGCGGGGCTACCGTAATTCCCTAGCCAGGTTTCCCGCATGACGCGTTATGTATTCATTACCGGAGGCGTGGTTTCGTCTCTGGGCAAAGGCATTGCATCCGCCTCGCTGGGGGCTATCCTGGAGGCGCGCGGCCTCAAGGTGACGCTGCTCAAGCTCGACCCCTATATTAACGTCGATCCGGGCACCATGAGCCCGTTCCAGCACGGCGAGGTCTTCGTGACCGATGACGGCGCGGAGACGGACCTGGACCTGGGGCATTACGAGCGCTTTGTGCGCATCCGCACCTCGCGGCGCAACAATTTCACGACCGGGCAGATCTACGAGAACGTGATCCGCAAGGAGCGCCGCGGCGACTACCTGGGCGGTACGGTGCAGGTGATCCCGCATATCACCGACGAGATCAAGCGCTCGATCCGCGAGGGTGCGGGCGATGCCGACATTGCGCTGATCGAGATCGGCGGTACGGTGGGCGATATCGAGTCCCTGCCATTCCTCGAGGCGATCCGCCAGATGGGTGTGGAGCTGGGACACGAGAATGCCCTGTTCATGCACCTGACCCTGGTGCCCTTTATTGCCGCCGCCGGCGAGATCAAGACCAAGCCCACGCAGCACTCGGTCAAGGAGCTGCGCTCGATCGGGATCCAGCCGGATATCCTGCTGTGCCGTTCGACCCAGGCGATCCCCGAGGGCGAGCGGCGCAAGATTGCCCTGTTCACCAACGTCGAGGAGAAGGCGGTCATCTCCGCGGTGGACGTGGACAATATCTACAAGATCCCGCTGTGGCTGCACTCGCAGAAGCTCGACGAGATCGTGCTGCGCAAGCTGCATATCGAGGCGCCGCAGGCGGACCTGTCGGACTGGAAGCACGTGGTCAACGCCATGGAGTTCCCGGAGTCCGAGGTCACCGTCGGCATGATCGGCAAGTACGTCGATCTCACCGAGTCCTACAAGTCCGTGAACGAGGCGCTGACCCATGCCGGCGTACAGGTCGGGACGCGGGTGCGTATTCGCTATCTCGATTCGGAAAAGCTCGAAGGCGCGGATGCCGAGATCCAGGGGGAGATGGAAGGTCTGGACGCGATCCTGGTGCCCGGTGGCTTTGGCGAGCGCGGTGTGGAAGGCAAGATCGCGGCCGTGCGCTATGCGCGCGAGCACGGCGTGCCTTACCTGGGTATCTGTCTGGGCA from Thioalkalivibrio sp. ALJ12 carries:
- a CDS encoding CTP synthase, with amino-acid sequence MTRYVFITGGVVSSLGKGIASASLGAILEARGLKVTLLKLDPYINVDPGTMSPFQHGEVFVTDDGAETDLDLGHYERFVRIRTSRRNNFTTGQIYENVIRKERRGDYLGGTVQVIPHITDEIKRSIREGAGDADIALIEIGGTVGDIESLPFLEAIRQMGVELGHENALFMHLTLVPFIAAAGEIKTKPTQHSVKELRSIGIQPDILLCRSTQAIPEGERRKIALFTNVEEKAVISAVDVDNIYKIPLWLHSQKLDEIVLRKLHIEAPQADLSDWKHVVNAMEFPESEVTVGMIGKYVDLTESYKSVNEALTHAGVQVGTRVRIRYLDSEKLEGADAEIQGEMEGLDAILVPGGFGERGVEGKIAAVRYAREHGVPYLGICLGMQVAVIEFARDQAGLEGAHSTEFAPDTPHPVIALITEWQDREGRIERRDAESDLGGTMRLGAQSARLAPGSRIAEAYGREDVSERHRHRFEFNNAYRERLEAAGLRISGVSESGELVEAVELPGHPWFIGCQFHPEFTSTPRDGHPLFTGFIRAARTYQDEREPETTTALTD